The following proteins are co-located in the Synchiropus splendidus isolate RoL2022-P1 chromosome 14, RoL_Sspl_1.0, whole genome shotgun sequence genome:
- the swap70b gene encoding switch-associated protein 70b yields the protein MSLRDELLKPIWFAFTALDVDKSGKVSKSQLKVLSHNLCTVMKIPHDPVALEEHFKDDDEGPVSNQGYMPYLNKFILDKATSDFSRQDFNTMCWTLCYRKNLDQCQLLISNEDAFKIWCIFIFLSEDKYPLIIVSEEIEYFLRKLTEAMGGIWVEERYENYKLHLDAKQQCLSAWELIRLVSSGQFSKGMDLQTLSMGINEVYQELIMDVLKQGYMMKKGHKRKNWTERWFVLKPNLIYYYISEDLTEKKGDIVLDGNYTVESLADKEGKKCLFMIKSPQKSFEISASDKKKKHEWMQAIQTCVTLLRQGRQAPHREARHKRREMRLKQQADQEELALRMRELQMANEAKQQELENMRKALEEAAANAAEEERRRLQTQTELQDRYQMDLEKEKMVRQQMEEQMAQKSTELEQYLQRVHELENMYKQLEDALEDERRARQDEEMVRKLQARLLEEEAAKRAELEQIHLQQQQAISETEAEKQELQRERQAKEHALQVAMNQLTELEQERQGALQQYQTVMKKLEVAANNTKSWKHKVAEHEGLLRLIQPGSKGPQLFTNWGPSAFTDNELSQREKQWQDMKNQVTPAQ from the exons ATGTCTCTACGTGATGAACTCCTCAAGCCCATTTGGTTCGCCTTCACGGCCTTGGACGTGGACAAGAGCGGGAAGGTGTCGAAATCTCAGCTCAAG GTGCTGTCACACAACCTGTGCACAGTGATGAAAATCCCTCATGACCCAGTGGCTCTAGAAGAGCATTTCAAGGATGACGATGAGGGCCCAGTGTCCAATCAGGGGTACATGCCCTACCTTAACAAGTTCATCCTTGACAAG GCAACTAGTGATTTCAGTCGTCAGGACTTCAACACAATGTGTTGGACGTTGTGCTACAGGAAGAACCTGGATCAGTGCCAGTTGCTCATCTCCAATGAAGACGCCTTCAAGATATGGTGCATTTTCATCTTCCTGTCTGAGGACAAGTACCCCCTCATCATCGTGTCAGAGGAG aTTGAGTACTTCCTGCGAAAACTGACCGAGGCAATGGGAGGTATCTGGGTGGAGGAGCGTTATGAAAACTACAAGCTGCATCTGGACGCTAAACAACAGTGTCTGAGTGCCTGGGAGCTCATCCGGCTTGTGTCCTCTGGACAGTTCAGCAAAGGCATGGACCTCCAGACGCTGTCTATGGGCATCAACGAGGTCTACCAGGAGCTCATAATGGACGTACTCAAGCAG GGCTACATGATGAAGAAAGGCCACAAGAGAAAGAACTGGACGGAGCGTTGGTTTGTGCTGAAACCCAACTTGATCTACTACTACATCAGCGAGGACCTGACTGAAAAGAAAGGTGACATCGTGCTGGACGGAAACTACACAGTCGAG TCTTTGGCGGATAAAGAAGGGAAAAAGTGTCTGTTTATGATCAAGTCGCCACAGAAAAGCTTTGAAATCAGCGCATCtgacaagaaaaagaagcacGAGTGGATGCAGG ccatCCAAACATGCGTGACGCTGCTGCGTCAGGGCCGACAGGCGCCTCACCGGGAGGCCCGACACAAGCGCCGAGAGATGCGTCTCAAGCAGCAGGCTGACCAGGAAGAGCTAGCACTGAGGATGAGGGAGCTGCAGATGGCCAATGAAGCCAAACAGCAGGAACTGGAGAACATGAGGAAG GCCCTGGAGGAAGCCGCAGCAAatgcagcagaggaagaaagaaGGCGACTCCAGACTCAAACTGAGCTTCAGGACCGTTACCAAATGGACCTGGAGAAAGAGAAGATG GTTCGGCAGCAGATGGAGGAACAGATGGCGCAGAAGTCCACGGAACTAGAACAATACCTGCAGCGAGTCCACGAGCTGGAGAACATGTATAAACAGCTGGAGGATGCTCTGGAGGATGAGAGAAGAGCCAGACAAGATGAAGAGATGGTCCGTAAGCTGCAGGCACG gttgctggaggaggaagctgCCAAGAGAGCAGAGCTCGAGCAGATCCACCTGCAACAGCAGCAAGCCATCTCAGAAACGGAGGCTGAGaagcaggagctgcagagggAGCGACAGGCCAAGGAGCACGCCCTGCAGGTTGCCATGAATCAGCTGACAGAGTTGGAGCAGGAgaggcagggggcgctgcagcagTACCAG ACTGTAATGAAGAAGTTGGAAGTCGCAGCCAACAACACAAAATCCTGGAAGCACAAAGTGGCGGAACATGAGGGATTGTTGAGGCTCATTCAACCAG GCTCCAAGGGGCCGCAGCTGTTCACCAACTGGGGTCCGTCTGCCTTCACTGACAATGAGCTGAGTCAGCGAGAGAAGCAGTGGCAGGACATGAAGAACCAGGTGACGCCTGCACAGTAG
- the admb gene encoding pro-adrenomedullin → MRLTLHTLICCCVLSVALPVERGATEDVNSSQRKRLRVWMQSHIRRSSSGDIQDGPQTDGTAPAPTPTPTPALNSSSAEQHSVQKRSAVKVSACVLFACSYHELLHRLYQITNKQRDANAPEKKMGSGGYGRRRRSLSEVTRPSRRKPTF, encoded by the exons ATGAGACTGACTCTGCACACACTTATCTGCTGTTGTGTGCTCTCTGTGGCCCTGCCAGTGGAGCGAGGTGCCACAGAAGACGTGAACTCCAGTCAGAGAAAAAG ACTGCGAGTCTGGATGCAGAGTCACATCAGGAGATCGAGCAGTGGTGACATCCAAGATGGACCTCAGACAGATGGGACCGCACcagcaccaacaccaacaccaacaccagcaCTTAATTCaag CAGCGCTGAACAACACAGCGTACAGAAGAGATCAGCAGTGAAGGTGTCCGCCTGTGTCCTGTTCGCATGTTCGTACCACGAGCTACTCCATCGCCTGTACCAGATCACCAACAAGCAGAGAGACGCCAACGCTCCAGAGAAGAAGATGGGCTCTGGAGGTTACGGACGGCGCCGCCGCTCTCTGTCAGAGGTCACAAGACCATCCCGCCGAAAGCCAACATTCTAA